The DNA window AAAAATTTTGTCGGAAACATTAAGAATCGTGCACCTCTATATATTTCCTGAGAAGGACTCGGAGAAAATTCTTGCGAGTCTGAAGAATCTAAAGCCAGCTTTTAAAGCTGAGAAAAACTACGAGGTTTTTGCTGTGAGCGACGACGGAAGAGTTATGGCTGGAAAATACAAGAAAACGTTTTTCGTTCTTTCTGAAGAAGATCTCGTCTTTCCTGTAGAACCGCTTGAGTCTTACCGAATAATTTTCGGAGATTACGGCGAAGCAAAGTTTGAGAATAGTACTGTTTACGTTCCTCGGGAAAAGAGCGAAATCGTTTTACGAAATCTCGTCCCCTTTTTATCCGAAATAACGGTAGCTAAGATTCTGATTAAAGATGCGAGGCTCAGGGCTGAGCATTTAACTAAAGAGGAGACGAAAATAATCTCGGAGGTTACGAAAATTCTTGAAGGGGCGAAAACTCTAAGCGTTTCGAAGCTTGAAGAACTTGCCTATTCGATTTCCTCGCTAAAAGGATCGTTTTTTTCCGCTTACATGCAGTTTAAAGACGAGCTCGAAGAAATCTCATCTTCTTTGATCAGAGCTGAAGAACATTCGGGAGAACTTGGTTTCGCTGAGCTAATTTCTAGTCTAAGGTCTCAGCTTCGAGCCCTTCGCCAATACGAATCGAGCTTCGAATCCACTCTCAGCGGCGTGAGGGATGCCCTCGACACGGTTCATTTAAAATTGGAGTCCCTCCACAGAAAGGAAAATCTTGAGCTTCAGAGGAAAACCTCTTCTCTTCAAGCGGCAGCAGCCGTTATAGAGTTTATCGCCGTCTTCTACTACTCCATGGGAATCTGGAGCAAATACGCTAATTTAGAAGAGATTCCTAAGTGGATTTCCTTTTCTTTGCTTGCGATTCTCTCGACTTTAGTTGTCATCTGCACGGAAGCTGTCGGAGAAGTTTTAACGAGTAAGAAGCTAAACGGGAGGTTTTACGTAGTTACGACTCTTTTAATTCTCGTCATCATTGCGATGCTCCTTGTTACTGTCTATTATTGAGGAGCTTTAAGGCTTTCAATCGATCTTCTATCATTTTCAGATGTTCCCTCTCCTGAGAAATTAGATAATCGAGAAGCTCCGATGTCAGAGGATCGGCGTTTTTCTTCATTTCGTTGTACTCCTTAATAGCCTGAACTTCCAACTGCTTAGCTCTTTCTAAAATTTGTTCGGGAGTCATGGAGTAAAAATTGGTTTCAAAAAACAAAAACTTTTTCCAGAATTAAAGCTCTGCCTCGAAATCTTCCACTCTGTAGGGGAATTCCGTGAAACCCCTGTTTCTCAAAACTTCCCTTGCGAGAATCCAGTAAACCAAGGCTAAGGCTTTCCTTCCTTTGTTGTTCGTCGGGATTACGAAGTCGATGTTGGCTGTGTTGTTGTTTGTATCGCATAAGGCAACCACCGGAATTCCCACTTCTGATGCTTCTATAACCGCTTGTTTGTCTATGGCCGGATCCGTAACGATAACGATTTCCGGCTCTTTGTACTCTTTAAGAGCCGGATTCGTCAAAGTCCCGGGAATGAATCTTCCAACAACGTACTCGGCTCCGGTAACCTTAGCGAACATCATCACAGGTTTTTGACCGTACTGCCTTGCTGCCACTGCTAAAACTTTGCTCGGCTCGTACCTCGCGAGAAGCTTTCCCGCCAGCTTTAATCTCTCGTCGAGCATTCTTATGTCGAGTATGTATAAACCGTCCTGCCTGACTTTGTAGATGAACCTCTTCATGTCTCCGGTTTTTATCTGCGTACCTATGTGCACTCCGGCAGCTAAGTACTCGTCTGGAGGAACGAGATATTCGTAACCTTCATCTTCCCTCATTAACTTCCCTTTCATCTCAACCACCTTATCTTGGTCATCGTCATGTAATCTTCATCTTCAATTCTGATTAGTTCGTTCAACTTGGCAATTCTCTCCCCGCCAACAACTCCGCACTTTATTAATGTTGCGTTGAAAGCTACGCTGAGGTGAGCAATCGTTTCATCTTCAGTTTCTCCGCTTCTGTGAGAAACTACGATGTCGTAATCGTTATCCTTAGCAACTTTCACAGCTTTGAATGTATCTGTTAAAGTTCCTATCTGGTTTGGTTTGATTAAAACCGTGTTTGCAGCTCCGATCTCTATTCCCTTTTCTATCCTCTTAACGTTAGTAACGAAGAGGTCGTCTCCGCATACCATGCAGTTTACACTTTTTGTCAACTCAGCGAATCCTTCGAAATCCTCTTCGTGAAGTGGGTCTTCGACGTAGAGGAGGTTATATTTGTCGATTAGTTCGGCTATGTAGGAGATCTGTTCTTCTCTACTCAACTTCTTGTCTCTGTAAACGTAATGTTCTCCGTCCCAAAGCTCGGTTGCAGCCACGTCCACTCCCATTCTTATCTCGAAACCAACCTCATCTTCAACAAAGCTTATGGCTTCGCTTAGGATCTCGAAAGCTTCCTCGTCTGTTATCTGAGCTGCCCAAGCCCCTTCATCTCCCTTTGCCGCAAATATTCCCTTCTTTTTGAAAATCTCTTTCAACTTTCTGTGGACTAATGCATTCGCTCTCTGAGCGTCGAAAAACGTTTCAGCTCCGACTGGAATTACCAAGAATTCCTGAATGCTCGTCGAATTTTCCGCGTGAGCTCCTCCTCCGATAACGTTTCCGAGAGGATACGGAAGTT is part of the Ferroglobus placidus DSM 10642 genome and encodes:
- a CDS encoding ferritin family protein; amino-acid sequence: MTPEQILERAKQLEVQAIKEYNEMKKNADPLTSELLDYLISQEREHLKMIEDRLKALKLLNNRQ
- the rpsB gene encoding 30S ribosomal protein S2; translated protein: MKGKLMREDEGYEYLVPPDEYLAAGVHIGTQIKTGDMKRFIYKVRQDGLYILDIRMLDERLKLAGKLLARYEPSKVLAVAARQYGQKPVMMFAKVTGAEYVVGRFIPGTLTNPALKEYKEPEIVIVTDPAIDKQAVIEASEVGIPVVALCDTNNNTANIDFVIPTNNKGRKALALVYWILAREVLRNRGFTEFPYRVEDFEAEL
- the eno gene encoding phosphopyruvate hydratase, with the translated sequence MVIEDVFYRIVFDSRGKETVECVVITENSYGRAIAPSGASTGSNEAVAVDPYKIEEIEERVSKALVGLYVFDQQEIDKALREEDGTENFSSIGGNFAIAASLAAAKAAANSLGLKLYEYLGGAFAKELPYPLGNVIGGGAHAENSTSIQEFLVIPVGAETFFDAQRANALVHRKLKEIFKKKGIFAAKGDEGAWAAQITDEEAFEILSEAISFVEDEVGFEIRMGVDVAATELWDGEHYVYRDKKLSREEQISYIAELIDKYNLLYVEDPLHEEDFEGFAELTKSVNCMVCGDDLFVTNVKRIEKGIEIGAANTVLIKPNQIGTLTDTFKAVKVAKDNDYDIVVSHRSGETEDETIAHLSVAFNATLIKCGVVGGERIAKLNELIRIEDEDYMTMTKIRWLR